ATTCATGGAGCACTCAAAAGTTTTCTTGAAAAAGACGATGCTATTGGAAATATTCGCATTGCAACGCTTTACGATCACGCAGAGGTGCTGACTCAGGAAGCAATGGATGATACGGATGTTCTGATCTGGTGGGGGCACGCAAAGCACGATAAAGTCTGTGATGAGGTTGTCGATCGGTGCGCAAAACGTGTTATTGACGGTATGGGACTTATTGTTCTTCATTCCGGACATGCATCAAAACTGTTTCAGAAGCTTATGGGGACGGAGACTTACATGCTTCGCTGGCGTGAGGCCGGTGAAAAGGCACGGCTTTGGAATCTGGCACCAAATCATCCGATTACTAAAGGAATAAAAGAAACATTTACGGTGCCACACGATGAGACATATGGTGAGCCATTTGGTATTCCGAATCCCGACCAGATTATTTTCCTGTCCTGGTATCAGGGAGGTGAGGTATTTCGCAGTGGATGTACATGGCGAAGAGGTGAAGGGAACATCTTCTATCTGCAAAACGGACATGAAACTTTCCCTGTTTATTATCAGCCGGAAATACAGACGATTATTACGAATGCCGTAAAATGGGCTTGCCCGGTGAACCGCATCTGTAAAATTGACCGTGGAGGATCAAATACACCTGCACTGGAAAAATACGAGCTGGAAGATCATAATTTCCTTCTTTTGGATGAAAATGATCACCCTGCAAATCAGAAATAAAAATAAAATTATATAGGATTATATATAAGGGAGGTTTCTATGAAAATATCCAGAAAACTAATCGCCGGGTTCATGACAATGACAATGCTCTTTACTGCAGCAGCTTGTGGGGGAACAGATAGCAAAGATACGGCAAATGGGGATACAGCCGGAGACGAAACAACAGGAAGTAAGTCAGCTGCAGGTAATGGAGATGTGATTGAGATTGAGTTTGTTCAGGGCAAAAGGGAAGCAGGGGAAACATATGACAAGGTTATTGCAGCATTTGAAGCGAAGAATCCAGGAATCAAAATAAAACAGAATCTTGTTCCGGACGCAGATCAGGTGCTCATGACAAGAGCAAGCAGTGATAATCTGCCCGATATCTTTAACCATTGGCCAACGAATGCACAGTTTATTCAGTTCGAAAATGAGGGGCTTCTTCTGGATCTGTCCGATAAGGATTATCTTTCAACCGTAAACAGTACATATCTTGATTCTCTGAAGACGGATAAAGGACTTTTTATGATTCCATATAATTTGAATTTCATGGGTCTGTATTATAATGTGGACAAATTTGAAGAGGCAGGATTTAAACCGCCGACAACATGGCAAGAATTGATTGACATTGCAGAGAAGATTAAAGAAAAAGGGGAAACTGCTTTTGTACTGCCTGGCAAAGAAACGTGGGTGATTTCACAGCTTTGGGGAAATATTGAGAGCAAAGATCTGGGTGATCACAAAGATATTTACGCTAAGATGAACAAGGGTGAAGCGGATTTTACCACCTATCCGGAGTATAAAACTTCACTGGAAAAGATGGTGCAACTTATGGACTATGCGAGTGAGGACTCTCTTGCACTCGGATATGAGCAGGGAATTAATGAGTTTGCCACAGGAAAAGCATGGATGTTCCCTCAGGGGAGCTGGGCTTTACCAGCCATTTTAAAGAGCAATCCGGACATGAATGTAGCAATGACTATGATGCCGAATGATGCAGGAGATATGAAGGCAGTCATTGCACCGGATACCGGCTTATGTGTAAATGCAAAAATGAAGGATGACCCAAAGAAAATGGAGGCAATTGATAAGTTTCTTGCATTTTGCGTAAGCGAGGAAGGTGCACAGATTTATACGGATAATGATAAGAGTCCTTCCTGCGTTGATGGTATAAGCTTTGATGTACCGCAGTTCAAAGAATTCTTTGACTATGTAGACGCACATGGTTCTGTATCTGATGCAGCTCCTACACCGACCGGCTTTGAGGATACAAAGCGAAGTAAATTACAAGGTGTACTCCTTGGCGGGGGTATAGACGCATTCCTTAAGGAACTGTCAGCAGATTACAAAGATTCTTTATCTGCGAATTAGAGAGTTGGTGATTAGATGAACAGAATAGGAAATAGAGATAATAACCGCAGAGCCAACGCCGAGAGACGAAGTACGATGTTTCTGTTTACGCTGCCGACCATGATTCTTTATGTGGTATTCTTCCTGGTTACCATGGCAATTGGGTTATATTATAGTTTTACAGACTGGAACGGGTTGTCAAAAGAATACTCTATCATAGGACTGAAAAATTACACGTCGGTCTTAACGGATTACCGCTTTGGAAAGGCTTTGCTTTTTAATATCAAATATACTGCGGCTATAGTGATTGGTATTACTGTTGTTGCTCTGGTATGTGCGCTTGCGCTGAACAATGTGAAACGTTTTTCCACATTTTTCCGATCTGTTTATTTTATTCCTGCGGTCATCAGTATGCTGACCGTGGGACTTATCTGGAACGAACTGTTTCTGAGAGCACTGCCGCTGGTGGGACAGGCATTGGGAATCAAGGCTTTATCCAGCAGCATTCTGGCAAATATGAAACTGGCATTCTGGGGAATTTTGATTGTAAATCTGTGGCAAGGCTGTGCACAGCCAATGGTGTTGTTTCTGGCAGGCCTGCAGAGTATCCCTTCCGATTTGTACGAAGCGGCTACTATGGATGGCGCAAGCAGATGGGCACGTTTTCGAAATGTTACACTACCATATCTTCTTCCGACGTTAAACATAGTAGTTATCACGCAGACGAAGGCAGGACTTACCATATTCGACTATATTAAGGTGATGACAAACGGAGGACCTGCACAGTCCACAGAGGCGGTCGGACTGTTGATTTACCGGCATGCGGTTGCGGAGGGAAAATTCAGCCGGTCCATTGCGGAATCGATGGTATTATTCGTGATCGTGGCTGCAGTTGCGGCATTATCGTTAAAAATAACCAATAAAAGTCAGGTAGGTGAGTAGTATGGGTAAAAGTAAAGGCAGTGTAATGATGAAAGCCGTATGCTATATTTTTCTCCTGGCGGGT
The window above is part of the Novisyntrophococcus fermenticellae genome. Proteins encoded here:
- a CDS encoding ThuA domain-containing protein, with product MDRKINVTIYNENFHETTKPALKSIYPESIHGALKSFLEKDDAIGNIRIATLYDHAEVLTQEAMDDTDVLIWWGHAKHDKVCDEVVDRCAKRVIDGMGLIVLHSGHASKLFQKLMGTETYMLRWREAGEKARLWNLAPNHPITKGIKETFTVPHDETYGEPFGIPNPDQIIFLSWYQGGEVFRSGCTWRRGEGNIFYLQNGHETFPVYYQPEIQTIITNAVKWACPVNRICKIDRGGSNTPALEKYELEDHNFLLLDENDHPANQK
- a CDS encoding ABC transporter substrate-binding protein — its product is MKISRKLIAGFMTMTMLFTAAACGGTDSKDTANGDTAGDETTGSKSAAGNGDVIEIEFVQGKREAGETYDKVIAAFEAKNPGIKIKQNLVPDADQVLMTRASSDNLPDIFNHWPTNAQFIQFENEGLLLDLSDKDYLSTVNSTYLDSLKTDKGLFMIPYNLNFMGLYYNVDKFEEAGFKPPTTWQELIDIAEKIKEKGETAFVLPGKETWVISQLWGNIESKDLGDHKDIYAKMNKGEADFTTYPEYKTSLEKMVQLMDYASEDSLALGYEQGINEFATGKAWMFPQGSWALPAILKSNPDMNVAMTMMPNDAGDMKAVIAPDTGLCVNAKMKDDPKKMEAIDKFLAFCVSEEGAQIYTDNDKSPSCVDGISFDVPQFKEFFDYVDAHGSVSDAAPTPTGFEDTKRSKLQGVLLGGGIDAFLKELSADYKDSLSAN
- a CDS encoding carbohydrate ABC transporter permease, whose protein sequence is MNRIGNRDNNRRANAERRSTMFLFTLPTMILYVVFFLVTMAIGLYYSFTDWNGLSKEYSIIGLKNYTSVLTDYRFGKALLFNIKYTAAIVIGITVVALVCALALNNVKRFSTFFRSVYFIPAVISMLTVGLIWNELFLRALPLVGQALGIKALSSSILANMKLAFWGILIVNLWQGCAQPMVLFLAGLQSIPSDLYEAATMDGASRWARFRNVTLPYLLPTLNIVVITQTKAGLTIFDYIKVMTNGGPAQSTEAVGLLIYRHAVAEGKFSRSIAESMVLFVIVAAVAALSLKITNKSQVGE